From Apium graveolens cultivar Ventura chromosome 9, ASM990537v1, whole genome shotgun sequence, the proteins below share one genomic window:
- the LOC141683642 gene encoding uncharacterized protein LOC141683642, with amino-acid sequence MVNGTTLSVSVSKLQCVSDYRSWKRSFEIQLSAKCKLVFLTGSIPRYASDVVQAAQWDTCNDLVVSWLHRNVADGIKQSIFINSASEPTRDLYALRQNNMKLNDYFSTLSSLWEDIESMNALPVITTVAADVTAFISAIDKYKAKSRLLQFLNGLDDMYVALRSQLLMQNPLPSVDVAFSTLQQEESQRDLFGSANQDAAAMYDRSQNEYKGPACQACGQKNHSGDKCWTVIGYPRWHRKYKPLTSKPQSIVTTPKQPKRTNLAVQESASPDVTLTTQQMQQLLKMLPPTAVSNNASLSITDDELENCFSGMVSCHMSTTDNTTWIVDSGARDHMTFSIDILSNVRAAPPDVIIKLPTGASAKITHIGNLILKSVLVLKKVLYVPQFQHNLMSIHRLSEDNNCVVHFYPKGCTIIDAATKRIQANGALQNVLYYLKDELVVITANSVSKQPISDYAL; translated from the exons ATGGTGAATGGCACGACATTATCTGTAAGTGTCTCCAAGCTACAATGTGTTTCAGACTATAGATCTTGGAAACGATCGTTTGAAATTCAACTCTCTGCTAAATGCAAGCTAGTGTTCTTGACTGGATCTATTCCCAGATATGCTTCTGATGTTGTTCAAGCGGCTCAATGGGACACCTGTAATGACCTTGTTGTTTCATGGTTGCATAGAAATGTTGCTGATGGTATTAAACAGTCCATCTTCATAAACTCTGCATCTGAG CCCACTCGTGATCTGTATGCACTTAGACAAAACAATATGAAACTCAATGACTATTTCAGTACCTTGAGTAGCCTCTGGGAGGATATTGAGTCCATGAATGCACTCCCCGTGATTACCACTGTTGCTGCAGATGTTACAGCCTTTATTTCTGCTATTGATAAATATAAAGCTAAGTCAcgtcttcttcaattcttgaatgGTCTTGATGATATGTATGTTGCTCTTCGCTCTCAACTCTTAATGCAAAATCCCCTCCCTAGTGTTGATGTTGCATTTTCCACTTTGCAACAAGAAGAATCACAAAGGGACTTGTTTGGTTCAGCAAATCAAGATGCTGCTGCTATGTATGACAGATCTCAGAATGAATATAAAGGACCAGCTTGTCAGGCATGTGGGCAAAAGAATCACAGTGGGGATAAGTGTTGGACTGTGATTGGCTACCCACGTTGGCATCGAAAGTATAAACCCCTCACCTCAAAACCTCAGTCTATTGTTACTACTCCCAAGCAGCCTAAGCGTACTAACCTTGCTGTACAAGAGAGCGCTTCTCCTGATGTGACCTTGACAACTCAACAAATGCAGCAACTTTTGAAAATGTTACCTCCGACAGCTGTATCGAATAATGCTTCCTTGTCAATTACTGATGATGAGCTCGAAAACTGTTTCTCTGGAATGGTGTCTTGTCATATGTCTACGACTGATAACACAACCTGGATTGTTGACTCTGGTGCAAGAGACCACATGACCTTTAGCATTGATATACTGAGCAATGTTCGAGCAGCTCCTCCTGATGTAATTATTAAGCTGCCAACAGGGGCCAGTGCAAAGATTACTCATATTGGAAACTTAATACTGAAAAGTGTTCTTGTCTTGAAAAAGGTTCTTTATGTGCCTCAGTTTCAACATAATTTAATGTCTATTCATAGGCTATCTGAGGACAACAACTGTGTGGTCCATTTTTACCCAAAAGGATGCACCATTATTGATGCAGCAACAAAGCGAATACAGGCAAATGGTGCACTTCAAAATGTATTGTATTATCTCAAGGATGAGCTTGTTGTGATCACTGCTAACTCTGTCTCGAAGCAGCCAATATCAGACTATGCATTGTGA